One genomic window of Geodermatophilus sp. DSM 44513 includes the following:
- a CDS encoding uracil-xanthine permease family protein codes for MAFGWKLYGDGKTPPLGEAVAPDERLSWPRTAGIGAQHVVAMFGATFVFPIIMGLDANLAIMMSGVATIIFLLVVKNRVPSYLGTSAAFVGGVAAIRANGGDSGDVVGALLVAGVVLALVGVLIHVAGLGVINRVLPPAVTGAVVMLIGFNLAPVAASTYWPQDQWVALATMTFVIVASLALRGFLARISILLGLVFGYLLSVLLDVTAGPITSPGPTGEVSTRDRISFDSVAAADWFGLPDLTAPSFSLNYSLLVVPAVIALVAENVGHVKAVAEMTRRDLDPMMGRAVMADGVATVVATSVGGSPTTTYAENIGVMAATRVYSTAAYYVAAVVAILLGLIPKFGALINIVPGGVLGGITVVLYGMIGLLGAKIWKENRVDFANPINLVPLAAGIIIGIGNVTLVFSDEYVLNGIALGSIVAVLAWHLARALAPADMRAALQREGTHPAAGTTFGHAHGADPSSVDEGGRPGVPGTRTPGEGTLER; via the coding sequence ATGGCGTTCGGCTGGAAGCTCTACGGGGACGGCAAGACCCCGCCGCTGGGCGAGGCGGTGGCCCCCGACGAGCGGCTGTCCTGGCCGCGGACCGCCGGCATCGGCGCGCAGCACGTGGTCGCCATGTTCGGCGCCACCTTCGTCTTCCCGATCATCATGGGGCTGGACGCCAACCTCGCGATCATGATGAGCGGCGTCGCGACGATCATCTTCCTGCTCGTCGTGAAGAACCGGGTGCCCAGCTACCTGGGCACCAGCGCGGCGTTCGTCGGTGGCGTGGCGGCGATCCGGGCCAACGGCGGCGACTCCGGCGACGTGGTCGGGGCCCTGCTGGTCGCCGGCGTGGTGCTGGCGCTGGTCGGCGTGCTCATCCACGTCGCCGGCCTGGGCGTCATCAACCGGGTGTTGCCCCCAGCGGTCACCGGCGCGGTGGTCATGCTCATCGGCTTCAACCTGGCCCCGGTGGCCGCCAGCACGTACTGGCCGCAGGACCAGTGGGTGGCCCTGGCCACGATGACCTTCGTCATCGTCGCCTCGCTGGCGCTGCGCGGCTTCCTCGCCCGCATCTCGATCCTGCTCGGGCTGGTCTTCGGCTACCTGCTGTCGGTCCTGCTCGACGTGACCGCCGGGCCGATCACCTCACCGGGGCCGACGGGCGAGGTGTCCACCCGCGACCGGATCAGCTTCGACTCCGTGGCCGCCGCGGACTGGTTCGGCCTGCCCGACCTCACCGCCCCCTCCTTCTCGCTGAACTACAGCCTGCTGGTCGTCCCCGCCGTCATCGCCCTGGTCGCGGAGAACGTCGGCCACGTCAAGGCGGTCGCGGAGATGACCCGGCGCGACCTGGACCCGATGATGGGCCGGGCCGTCATGGCCGACGGCGTGGCCACCGTCGTCGCCACCTCGGTCGGTGGCTCCCCCACGACCACCTACGCCGAGAACATCGGCGTCATGGCCGCCACCCGCGTCTACTCGACCGCGGCCTACTACGTGGCGGCGGTCGTGGCGATCCTGCTCGGGCTCATCCCGAAGTTCGGCGCGCTGATCAACATCGTCCCCGGCGGGGTGCTTGGCGGGATCACCGTCGTCCTCTACGGGATGATCGGCCTGCTCGGCGCCAAGATCTGGAAGGAGAACCGGGTCGACTTCGCCAACCCGATCAACCTGGTGCCGCTGGCCGCCGGGATCATCATCGGGATCGGCAACGTCACCCTGGTCTTCAGCGACGAGTACGTGCTCAACGGCATCGCGCTGGGCTCCATCGTCGCCGTCCTGGCCTGGCACCTGGCCCGGGCGCTGGCCCCGGCGGACATGAGGGCCGCGCTGCAGCGCGAGGGCACGCACCCCGCGGCGGGCACCACCTTCGGCCACGCCCACGGGGCCGACCCGTCGTCGGTCGACGAGGGGGGCCGCCCGGGTGTCCCCGGCACGCGGACGCCGGGAGAGGGCACCCTGGAGCGGTGA
- a CDS encoding methyl-accepting chemotaxis protein, with protein MPLPRRPRSASLRTRLTVLVVVLVLVPVAVLGVVAHRKASGDWRAAAGDLLQSEAVSTIDKIDRNLFERYGDVQAFAFNPAARGDAATVQAAADFYSKAYGIYDVLLVADLDGTVVATNTLTGDGGQVRTEGLVGTSVAGADWFTGALALQRGATYYGDAAVEPLVTAATGRDVLSLAFAAPVFDETGRPVRVWVNLTSWDRVVGQVLDEQVGKLQERGLATVAGQVLRGDGVVLEGPGADGADGADLAAAGLPAAVALARGESGSGQAPYPDAGGTDQVHGYAASTGALGFAGYGWGVLMRQDAGEAAAPAASLLSAILAVAGLAAVAVGLATVRIAGAIARPLRRAAAVLERVSQGDLTGRLPVTSGDEVGQLSAALNVSLDDLTRVLAATRDTAAGLSASSAGLLALADRVAADAATGSAATRQVSAVAGQVAGCVQTVAAGGEQMGASVREISQNAAQAARVAGQAVDVAGSTNATVAKLGESSVQIASVVRTITAIAEQTNLLALNATIEAARAGEAGKGFAVVANEVKELAQETARATTEISGRITAIQADSTQAVEAIGQISSIIGQIDDFQTTIASAVEEQTATTAEMNRSVVEAAGSSSGMTVTIDGITTAVESTSGSAQRLRAAADDLTGTADQLGALVARFQLAR; from the coding sequence GTGCCCCTCCCCCGCCGTCCGCGGAGTGCCTCCCTGCGCACCCGGCTCACCGTGCTGGTCGTCGTCCTGGTCCTGGTGCCCGTCGCGGTCCTCGGCGTGGTCGCCCACCGCAAGGCCAGCGGGGACTGGCGGGCGGCGGCCGGCGACCTGCTGCAGAGCGAGGCGGTGTCCACGATCGACAAGATCGACCGGAACCTGTTCGAGCGGTACGGCGACGTGCAGGCCTTCGCCTTCAACCCGGCCGCGCGGGGCGACGCCGCCACCGTGCAGGCGGCGGCGGACTTCTACAGCAAGGCCTACGGCATCTACGACGTGCTGCTCGTCGCGGACCTCGACGGCACGGTGGTGGCGACCAACACGCTGACCGGCGACGGCGGGCAGGTGCGCACCGAGGGGCTGGTCGGGACCAGCGTCGCCGGCGCCGACTGGTTCACCGGGGCGCTCGCGCTGCAGCGGGGGGCGACGTACTACGGCGACGCCGCGGTGGAGCCGCTGGTGACCGCGGCGACCGGGCGGGACGTGCTGTCCCTGGCCTTTGCCGCCCCGGTGTTCGACGAGACGGGCCGGCCGGTGCGGGTGTGGGTCAACCTCACGTCCTGGGACCGGGTGGTCGGCCAGGTCCTCGACGAGCAGGTCGGCAAGCTGCAGGAGCGCGGCCTGGCCACCGTGGCCGGCCAGGTGCTGCGCGGCGACGGCGTGGTGCTCGAGGGGCCCGGCGCCGACGGCGCCGACGGCGCGGACCTCGCCGCCGCCGGCCTCCCCGCCGCCGTCGCGCTGGCCCGGGGTGAGTCCGGGTCGGGCCAGGCCCCCTATCCCGATGCCGGCGGCACCGACCAGGTGCACGGCTACGCCGCGTCCACCGGCGCGCTGGGCTTCGCCGGCTACGGCTGGGGGGTCCTGATGCGCCAGGACGCCGGCGAGGCGGCGGCGCCGGCCGCCTCGCTGCTGTCGGCCATCCTCGCCGTCGCCGGGCTGGCCGCGGTGGCCGTCGGCCTGGCCACCGTGCGGATCGCCGGGGCGATCGCCCGGCCGCTGCGCCGGGCGGCCGCCGTCCTGGAGCGGGTCTCGCAGGGCGACCTCACCGGACGGCTGCCGGTCACCTCCGGCGACGAGGTGGGTCAGCTGTCCGCGGCGCTGAACGTCAGCCTCGACGACCTGACCCGGGTGCTCGCCGCCACGCGGGACACCGCCGCCGGCCTGTCCGCCTCCTCCGCCGGGCTGCTGGCGCTGGCCGACCGGGTCGCCGCCGACGCGGCCACCGGCTCGGCCGCCACCCGGCAGGTGTCGGCGGTGGCCGGTCAGGTGGCCGGCTGCGTGCAGACGGTGGCCGCCGGCGGGGAGCAGATGGGCGCCTCGGTCCGGGAGATCAGCCAGAACGCCGCCCAGGCCGCCCGGGTGGCCGGGCAGGCCGTGGACGTCGCCGGCTCGACCAACGCGACCGTCGCGAAGCTGGGGGAGTCCTCGGTGCAGATCGCCAGCGTGGTCCGGACCATCACCGCGATCGCCGAGCAGACCAACCTGCTGGCGCTCAACGCCACCATCGAGGCCGCCCGCGCCGGTGAGGCGGGCAAGGGCTTCGCCGTCGTCGCCAACGAGGTCAAGGAGCTGGCCCAGGAGACGGCCCGGGCCACCACGGAGATCTCCGGGCGGATCACCGCCATCCAGGCCGACTCCACCCAGGCGGTGGAGGCCATCGGGCAGATCTCGTCGATCATCGGGCAGATCGACGACTTCCAGACCACCATCGCCTCGGCGGTGGAGGAGCAGACGGCGACCACCGCGGAGATGAACCGCTCCGTGGTGGAGGCGGCCGGCAGCTCCTCGGGCATGACCGTCACCATCGACGGCATCACCACCGCGGTGGAGTCCACCAGCGGGTCGGCCCAGCGACTGCGCGCCGCCGCCGACGACCTCACCGGCACCGCCGACCAGCTCGGCGCCCTGGTGGCCCGCTTCCAGCTGGCCCGGTGA